The nucleotide window GAGCGGGGGCCAGGCTTGGATTTCTGATCAGAGGTGCGGTTGGACGGGTGATGGCTTCCATGGCCGCGACATTGCGATCCACGAGTGCCTCGATGGCTGTGCGGTAGCTGTCGGTCATCAGGCGTGGGTAGAGCCCGATGCCAATGATGGGCACGAGCAAACAGCCGATGATGTAAACCTCGCGAGGTTCGGCATCCACCAGATTGGTATTGGAGGCCAACTGCACGTTTTCCTTGCCGAAGAAGATCTCCCTCAGCATCGACAGCAGGTAGATCGGGGTGAGGATCACACCAACGGCAGCGAGCCCGTCGATCACAATGCGGAAGGAGAGGGTATAAGCCTCATCGGTGGCGAATCCGGTGAACACCATGAGTTCGCTGACAAAACCACTCATGCCCGGAAGAGCCAAAGAGGCCAGGGAGCAGACGGTCCAGAGGGCAAACATGATGCGCATTTTTTGCCCGACACCGCCCATCTCATCCAGTTGCAGGGTGTGGGTGCGGTCATAAGTGGCGCCAACTAGGAAAAACAGACTGGCGCCGATCAGTCCGTGGCTAATCATCTGGAGCATGGCTCCGCTGGTTCCGAGGGCACTGAAACTGCCGATGCCGATCAACACAAATCCCATGTGACTGATCGAGCTGTAGGCGATCTTGCGTTTGAGGTTGCGCTGGGCGAAGGACGTGAGAGCCGCGTAAATGATGTTCACAACCCCAAGCACCACGAGCAGCGGTGCGAACTGTGCATGGGCTTCCGGCAGTATTTCGGCGTTGAATCGCATCAGCGCATAGCCCCCCATTTTCAGAAGGATTCCCGCCAGCAGCATGTGCACAGGTGCTGTGGCTTCACCATGGGCATCTGGAAGCCAGGTGTGCAAAGGCACAATCGGAAGTTTGACGCCGAACGCGATCAACAGTCCTGCGTAGCAAAGAAGCTGAAAATTTGTACTGAATCCTTTCTGGGCCAGCACGGAATATTCAAAGCTGGGAGCGCCTCCGCCCATGAACCCCATTGCGAGGGCAGCCAAAAGGATGAACAGAGAGCTTCCTGCCGTGTAGAGGATGAATTTGGTCGCCGCGTATTGACGTTTCTTTCCTCCCCAGATCGCCAGCAACAGATACACCGGCAGCAGTTCAAGTTCCCAAGCCAGAAAGAAAAGCAGCATGTCCTGGACAGCGAAGACAGCGATCTGCCCGCCGTCCATGGCCAGCATCAGAAAAAAGAACAGCTTCGGTTTGAAAGTCACCGGCCACGCAGCCAGTACAGCCAGGGCTGTGATGAAGCTGGTCAGAAGGATGAGGGGCATGGACAAGCCATCGGCCCCGACGGCCCAGGTCAGACCAAGATTCGGAAGCCAACTCACCCGCTCCGAGAGCTGCAATCCACTGAAGCTGGGGTCGTAGCCGGTGAGGTAGGCAGCGACCGTGATCAGAAAAGTAGTCAGGGCGATACCCAGGGCGAACCAACGCACCTGACGCCCGTCACCCTGATCAGGGATGAAGGGAACCATCAGCGAACCAACGATCGGGAAAAGAATCGAGAGGCTCAGCCAGGGGAACTGGGCGGGGATGATGCCCGCAGCGATATCAGCTGCCGGGTCAAACGGGGCACTGACGGCAAAGTCCAGCAAGAATCAGCACATTCACCACTGTTCGGAGTGTAGAAATGCTCAGTGATCTGGCATCCCGTCGATAGGCGTTGACACACACAACGCCGAATCCTCATCCTGGAATCAGGCGATCGGACCTCCGAGGACACCGAATAAGACCACCAGGGCGATCACACCTCCGAACACGATCAGGGCATAGAACTGCGCCCGCCCCGTTTCGAAATACTTGAGGCCTTCGCCACTGCCCAGCGTCAGGAGGCCTGTGAGGTTCACGACGCCGTCGACGACCTTGGCATCCACTTCGAGAACTTCACGGGCAATTTTTCGGCTGCCACGCACAAAAAGCTTTTCATTGATGGCATCGAGGTACCACTTGTTGGCGAGGAAGGCATTCACGCTGGGGAAGCGGGCCGCTACTAGCTGTCCCAGATCGATCCGTTGCAGCGCATAGGCCAAAACAGCCACTGTGATTCCAGCTGCCGAGATGGCGACAGAGGCGCCGGCAAGGGGCAGGAATTCGCCCCAGCTGAAATGTTCGGCCATCTCGACGGCTTCCTCCGGGTTGAGCAAGGCCGCAAACCGGCTGTTCCAGGGAGTCCCCAGCAAGCCGATCAGGATGGAGGGGACGGCCAGCACGATGAGCGGCGCGGTCATCGACCAAGGTGACTCGTGCAGAGACCCCCCATGGTGGGTGTGTTCAGCATCCACGGATTTGCCTGCAGCTTCCATAAGCCGTGCCTGCAGGGCTTCATCGTTTCCGCGGAACTGCCCTTCGAACGTGAGGAAGTAAAGGCGGAACATGTAGAAGGCCGTCATGCCTGCGGTGAGGAAGCCCACAACCCAGAGCACAGGGAAGGTCTGAAACGCTTGACCAAGGATTTCGTCTTTGCTCCAGAAACCCGCCAAGGGGGGAATTCCGCTGATGGCGACACAGCCGATCAGGAAGGTGATGGCCGTGATGGGCATTTTCTTGCGTAGACCTCCCATCAGGCGCATGTCCTGCGCCAGGACTGGTTCGTGCCCCACAACATCCTCCATGGCGTGGATCACCGATCCTGAGCCCAGGAAGAGCATGGCCTTAAAGAATGCGTGGGTGACCAGGTGGAACATCCCGGCCACCGGTGCACCGCAACCCATGGCCAGCATCATGTAGCCCAGCTGGGAGACAGTGCTGTAGGCCAGGCCTTTTTTCAGATCCATCTGCGTCAGGGCGATCGAGGCACCTAGGAAACAGGTCAGCGCTCCGATCACAGCGATGAACACTCCGACACTGGGGAACTGGCTGTAGAGCGGTTCCAGTCGGGCCACCAAGAACACACCGGCAGCCACCATCGTGGCGGCATGAATCAGGGCTGAGATTGGCGTGGGGCCTTCCATGGCGTCGGGCAACCACACGTGCAGAGGGAACTGGGCTGATTTCGCCATCGGTCCCATGAAGACCAACAGACAGAGGGCCAGAGCGGCCCAGCCGGGAACCACCCCGCTGCTGACCGCCGCCGATAGTCCATCAGCAATGCCTTGGAAGCCGAAGCTACCCGTCGCCCAAAACAGGCCAAGGATGCCCAGTAGAAGTCCGAAGTCGCCCACTCGATTCACGACAAAGGCTTTCTGCGCAGCGTGAGCCGCGCCATCACGGTCGTACCAGAAACCGACCAATAAGTAAGAGGACATGCCCACAAGCTCCCAGAACACGTAAATCTCAAGGAGGTTGGGACTGACCACCAAGCCCAGCATCGAGCTGCTGAAGATCGCCAGGTAGGTGAAAAAGCGCACATAGCTTTTGTCGTGCGCCATGTAGCCATGGGAGTAAATCATCACCAGCAAAGCCACGGTGGTGACCAGTGCCAGCATCACAGCGGCGAGTGGATCAACCACGTAGCCCATCGGCAGGCTGAAATCACCCGCACTCGCCCACACAAAAAGGTGTTCAACGGGCGGAGCCCCTCCCAACTGTTCGAAGAGGACCGCGTAGCTGATCACTGCCGCAGCACCAATGCAGCTGATCAGCAGCAGTGCAACCGGTTTGCGTAGGCGGTTGATGGTGCGGTTGAAGCTGATCAGGCCTAGACCAGTGATCAATGCCCCAATCAAGGGCAGCACCGGAATCAACCAGGCGGAGTCTGCAGCCGAGGGCATCCGGATAAGGAAGGTTGTCTCGAGTGTAAGCAGCTCAGTTCAGCAGTTCTCCGAGACGGGACTGCAGGAAGGCCATTCCTCCGGCCGGGATGAACCGATGGGCCCACCAGAACACTCCTACGGCAATGGCGATCCCCAACTGGGCTGGTCTGAACAGTTCTTGCCAGACCAGCTGCTGGCGGCCATCGAGAACAGCCGCGAATGGAAGCACTGAGGTCTCAGAGCGCAGGGTCTCGAATGCGTCTCCGAACCGAGCCCTCTGGCGACGGTCGCCGTGCCATATCGCAAACAGATGGTGCCCGATCAGTCCGGCACAGGTCACCAACATGAAGCTGCTCCCGATCCAGAGGGCGTGGCTGAGGCACCAGAGAATCTGTCCAACAGCCTGAGGGTGTCGACTGATGCGGATGATTCCGGTTGCGTAGAGACGCACCTGGGGTTTGAGTACCGCGGGAATTTCCAGCAGGTTGTACGTGGCTGGATACAAAAACAGGAAGCTGATGGCCGTGATGCTCCATACCGCGGGCACCATTCCAGGTACCCCCTGGAGATTCCACAGACGGATCCCGTCGTATCGATGGGCGAGAAAGTAGCCGATCACGACAACCGCCGAGGGAATACTGAGGGCGGCAAAGATCAAACGCCAGGCCCGGGCACCGATCCTGACTTCCGCCCGACTGCGCAGAGCAGCTCCGCCACTGTGAATCAGGGCGAAACCCAGAAGCAGTAGAACCATCACAAGGCTGCTGTGGTGGAGATCGCCGGTTACTTCAGCCAACGAGATGCAGCGGGAGCGTTGATTCTGGAGGCTGGGGGGGAGATCCACTTACAGTTTTTACCTTCCTGCTGCCTCAAGGCAGCTCTCCATGGCCGATCTGCCCTTCACTCTCGATCAGCTGCGCATCCTGCGAGCCATCGTCAGCGAGGGAAGCTTCAAGAAGGCTGCTGACAGCCTTTACGTGACCCAGCCGGCTGTGAGCCTCCAGATCCAGAATCTCGAGAAACAGCTAGAGGTTTCGCTGTTTGACCGCGGTGGACGCAAGGCACAGCTCACCGAAGCGGGCCATCTTCTCCTCAGTTACTGCGATCGAATCCTCAGCCAATGCCATGAGGCTTGCCGAGCGCTTGATGACCTGCATGACCTCAAAGGCGGCTCGCTGCTCGTGGGCGCCAGCCAGACGACGGGCACGTATCTGATGCCGCGGATGATCGGACTGTTCCGTCAAAAATTCCCAGATGTTTCCGTGCAGCTGCACGTGCACAGCACTCGGCGTACCGGATGGAGCGTTGCCAATGGTCAGATCGATCTGGCGATCATTGGCGGGGAGCTCCCCGCTGAACTGAATGAGCTGTTGCAGGTGGTGCCCTACGCCAGTGATGAGCTGGCGCTGGTTTTGCCCGTCAAGCATCCCCTGGCGCGCTTGGTGGAGCTCAGCAAGGATGATCTCTACCGTCTCGGATTCGTGAGCTTGGACGCGCAGTCCACGACGCGCAAGATGGTGGATCAGCTCTTGGCGCGATCCGGTCTTGACGTGCAGCGTCTACGCATCGAGATGGAGTTGAATTCCTTCGAGGCCATCAAAAATGCCGTTCAGGCCGGTCTTGGAGCAGCTTTTTTGCCTGTGGTGTCGATCGAGCGGGAGCTCACAGCGAACACTCTGCATCGCCCCATGGTGGTGGATCTGCAGGTGCGCCGACAGCTGAAGCTGATCACGAATCCATCGCGTTACTGCTCTCGCGCAGCAGAGGCGTTTCGCAGGGATGTGTTGCCGGTGTTTGCCAGTGCCGACAGCCCCCTGCGACAAGCCAGAGGTGGGTCTTCCCCTCTTGAACCTGCGGAAGACCCTTTTGAAACGAGAAATCAGAACTGATCAGCTTCAGGTGTAATTCCCACAGTGTCGTCAGCGACACCACGCGTCAGAAACTTGTTCTGGCTGATGTCGGTTTGATAGACACAGCGCACTACCGGTTTGTCGCGAACAGACCCGATGTACGCAAATGTATTCATCCGCTGCTTGCACTCACGCTCCTGGGAGGAGGTGATGGCACCTTCCTTTCTCAGGACAGCCCAGTTCTCGCGACGGATCACGCAACCAGGCTGAAGCGTGGGTTGGGTCACGAAGCTGCTGGAGGGATTGAGCGTGGTGTACATCTCGATGTCCATCACGAATGCGCTCGCTCCCCACTGTCGGCAGAACTCAGGATCCGGCACGGCCATGTCGAGCTGCTGAGAACTGGCAATGTTGCCCTGGTCTCCCTGGGTGGTGCTGGTCACAGCACTTCCGATGCCAATCCCAATCACGAGAACACCGGCCAGGATGGCCACAGTGGCACTGTTCAGGCGCATGCCCCCATTGGCCGATGGGCCAGGTGGAGGGCCTCCATAGCCTCGGCCACTGCGTCGCTCATCCATGCGGGGATCCCCAGTGCGACGGCGGTCGTCGGAGCGTCGGTCAACGCCGGCACGGGGACGGTCGTAGGGGGATCGGCTCACAGCAGTTCAGGGGTCCTTGGCAGGCCCATGGAGTAGTTCAACACCCTGCAGTCAGGGTTGTACTTGAGAGTTCCAGCTTGGAGGAGCTCTCTGATGCATCCCTCCAGTTCGGTGCCGATGCGCCGCAGGTTGTAGTCATTCAGGGCCTGACCCGCATGGCTGTCGACCAGTTCGCGAAAGCGGGTCTGAATGATCTCCACGGAGCTATCGCTCCAAAGAAATTCGTTGTCAGGGTCCAGATCCATAGTGAGTTGAGTCGAATCGGGGACGAGATCTCCGTTCTCAACCCGAGCTGTGAACAGACGGACGTGGCGCGTGGTGCTCTTGAGCAGGGTCTCGGCCATAGGGCAAACATTGCGGAATGGGCACCGCAGAGGCGCACTGATCTTGACTTTAAGAAGCGGAGCAGGAACCTCTCCTTTTAAGGTTGGTTTCAACTTGTGATCTCAAGCATGCGCGTCGCTATCGCGGGAGCCGGTCTGGCAGGTCTGTCCTGTGCCAAATATCTCGCCGATGCAGGTCACACCCCAATTGTTGTGGAAGCCAGGGACGTTCTGGGTGGAAAGGTTGCTGCCTGGAAGGATGAAGACGGTGACTGGTACGAAACGGGTCTGCACATCTTTTTTGGCGCCTACCCGAACATGCTCCAGCTGTTCAAGGAGCTTGATATCGAGGACAGGCTCCAGTGGAAA belongs to Synechococcus sp. WH 7805 and includes:
- a CDS encoding NnrU family protein encodes the protein MVLLLLGFALIHSGGAALRSRAEVRIGARAWRLIFAALSIPSAVVVIGYFLAHRYDGIRLWNLQGVPGMVPAVWSITAISFLFLYPATYNLLEIPAVLKPQVRLYATGIIRISRHPQAVGQILWCLSHALWIGSSFMLVTCAGLIGHHLFAIWHGDRRQRARFGDAFETLRSETSVLPFAAVLDGRQQLVWQELFRPAQLGIAIAVGVFWWAHRFIPAGGMAFLQSRLGELLN
- a CDS encoding NAD(P)H-quinone oxidoreductase subunit 4: MLDFAVSAPFDPAADIAAGIIPAQFPWLSLSILFPIVGSLMVPFIPDQGDGRQVRWFALGIALTTFLITVAAYLTGYDPSFSGLQLSERVSWLPNLGLTWAVGADGLSMPLILLTSFITALAVLAAWPVTFKPKLFFFLMLAMDGGQIAVFAVQDMLLFFLAWELELLPVYLLLAIWGGKKRQYAATKFILYTAGSSLFILLAALAMGFMGGGAPSFEYSVLAQKGFSTNFQLLCYAGLLIAFGVKLPIVPLHTWLPDAHGEATAPVHMLLAGILLKMGGYALMRFNAEILPEAHAQFAPLLVVLGVVNIIYAALTSFAQRNLKRKIAYSSISHMGFVLIGIGSFSALGTSGAMLQMISHGLIGASLFFLVGATYDRTHTLQLDEMGGVGQKMRIMFALWTVCSLASLALPGMSGFVSELMVFTGFATDEAYTLSFRIVIDGLAAVGVILTPIYLLSMLREIFFGKENVQLASNTNLVDAEPREVYIIGCLLVPIIGIGLYPRLMTDSYRTAIEALVDRNVAAMEAITRPTAPLIRNPSLAPALLQAPKLPSPGAT
- a CDS encoding LysR family transcriptional regulator, with product MADLPFTLDQLRILRAIVSEGSFKKAADSLYVTQPAVSLQIQNLEKQLEVSLFDRGGRKAQLTEAGHLLLSYCDRILSQCHEACRALDDLHDLKGGSLLVGASQTTGTYLMPRMIGLFRQKFPDVSVQLHVHSTRRTGWSVANGQIDLAIIGGELPAELNELLQVVPYASDELALVLPVKHPLARLVELSKDDLYRLGFVSLDAQSTTRKMVDQLLARSGLDVQRLRIEMELNSFEAIKNAVQAGLGAAFLPVVSIERELTANTLHRPMVVDLQVRRQLKLITNPSRYCSRAAEAFRRDVLPVFASADSPLRQARGGSSPLEPAEDPFETRNQN
- a CDS encoding NAD(P)H-quinone oxidoreductase subunit 5, whose amino-acid sequence is MPSAADSAWLIPVLPLIGALITGLGLISFNRTINRLRKPVALLLISCIGAAAVISYAVLFEQLGGAPPVEHLFVWASAGDFSLPMGYVVDPLAAVMLALVTTVALLVMIYSHGYMAHDKSYVRFFTYLAIFSSSMLGLVVSPNLLEIYVFWELVGMSSYLLVGFWYDRDGAAHAAQKAFVVNRVGDFGLLLGILGLFWATGSFGFQGIADGLSAAVSSGVVPGWAALALCLLVFMGPMAKSAQFPLHVWLPDAMEGPTPISALIHAATMVAAGVFLVARLEPLYSQFPSVGVFIAVIGALTCFLGASIALTQMDLKKGLAYSTVSQLGYMMLAMGCGAPVAGMFHLVTHAFFKAMLFLGSGSVIHAMEDVVGHEPVLAQDMRLMGGLRKKMPITAITFLIGCVAISGIPPLAGFWSKDEILGQAFQTFPVLWVVGFLTAGMTAFYMFRLYFLTFEGQFRGNDEALQARLMEAAGKSVDAEHTHHGGSLHESPWSMTAPLIVLAVPSILIGLLGTPWNSRFAALLNPEEAVEMAEHFSWGEFLPLAGASVAISAAGITVAVLAYALQRIDLGQLVAARFPSVNAFLANKWYLDAINEKLFVRGSRKIAREVLEVDAKVVDGVVNLTGLLTLGSGEGLKYFETGRAQFYALIVFGGVIALVVLFGVLGGPIA
- a CDS encoding DUF3172 domain-containing protein, which produces MSRSPYDRPRAGVDRRSDDRRRTGDPRMDERRSGRGYGGPPPGPSANGGMRLNSATVAILAGVLVIGIGIGSAVTSTTQGDQGNIASSQQLDMAVPDPEFCRQWGASAFVMDIEMYTTLNPSSSFVTQPTLQPGCVIRRENWAVLRKEGAITSSQERECKQRMNTFAYIGSVRDKPVVRCVYQTDISQNKFLTRGVADDTVGITPEADQF
- a CDS encoding NAD(P)H-quinone oxidoreductase subunit M; the protein is MAETLLKSTTRHVRLFTARVENGDLVPDSTQLTMDLDPDNEFLWSDSSVEIIQTRFRELVDSHAGQALNDYNLRRIGTELEGCIRELLQAGTLKYNPDCRVLNYSMGLPRTPELL